One Chitinophaga sp. H8 DNA window includes the following coding sequences:
- a CDS encoding RagB/SusD family nutrient uptake outer membrane protein, whose translation MKNISIKYILGVVALAGGLHACTNLDEKDKSNYIEGPFPSPSNEQTYQSVAYQSLSAFKGYIGAYWNICEASTDEVVVPTRGGDWGDGNKWKDLHLHEWTENHAEINGAWEWGYGGISTCNQILYTLEQAPQFKAKGRLMAEVSTMRAFYYFCMMDAFGNIPIAAKLPTEDPTPETKPVAEVFTFIETALKAAIDSLSEDVTVATYGLPTKWAAWSMLAKLYLNAGVYTNTNRWDDAIAACEKVVTSGKYDITNNFTIIFSPDNGPGNKEVIFAIPFDAQKATGMDFQMRTLHYASRATFLIPSNPYNGFCTLEDFYKSFADPNDQRNKMWLEGPQKDAAGAPLMSDGRQVVLTPEIKFNVANPNNPFDVGGSFEGKGMGARSIKYYPDKNSNGGSGNNDYAFLRYADVLLMEAEAKARKANVPATALPAINAIRTQRGAAPLVALTWDDLLAERGREMAWEGWRRNDLVRFGKWEGKWGIKTDADVQKRVFPIPRKQLDLNPKLVQNKGY comes from the coding sequence ATGAAAAATATCAGCATAAAATATATACTCGGCGTAGTAGCATTGGCAGGAGGATTGCATGCCTGTACTAATCTGGATGAAAAGGATAAATCAAATTATATTGAAGGACCTTTTCCTTCTCCTTCCAATGAACAAACCTATCAGTCAGTAGCCTACCAATCGCTCTCCGCGTTTAAAGGATATATTGGTGCCTACTGGAATATCTGTGAGGCATCCACCGATGAGGTGGTGGTGCCAACCCGTGGAGGGGACTGGGGAGATGGTAACAAGTGGAAAGATCTCCATCTGCATGAATGGACAGAGAATCATGCAGAAATAAATGGTGCATGGGAATGGGGGTATGGAGGTATCAGTACCTGTAATCAGATCCTGTACACCCTGGAACAAGCGCCCCAATTTAAGGCAAAGGGGCGCCTGATGGCAGAGGTAAGTACCATGCGTGCATTTTACTACTTCTGTATGATGGATGCTTTTGGCAATATTCCGATTGCCGCAAAACTACCTACAGAAGATCCTACGCCTGAAACCAAACCTGTTGCCGAGGTATTTACTTTTATCGAAACAGCATTGAAAGCAGCTATAGATTCTTTAAGTGAAGACGTAACGGTAGCTACTTACGGATTACCCACCAAGTGGGCCGCCTGGAGTATGCTGGCAAAGTTATATCTCAATGCAGGCGTGTATACCAACACCAACAGGTGGGATGATGCGATTGCAGCATGCGAAAAGGTAGTAACTTCCGGTAAGTATGATATCACGAATAACTTCACCATTATTTTCAGTCCGGATAATGGGCCTGGCAATAAGGAAGTGATCTTTGCTATTCCTTTTGATGCGCAGAAAGCAACCGGTATGGATTTCCAGATGCGTACCCTGCATTACGCTTCCCGCGCTACTTTCCTGATACCCAGTAACCCTTATAATGGTTTTTGTACACTGGAAGATTTTTATAAATCTTTTGCAGATCCTAATGATCAGCGTAATAAAATGTGGCTGGAAGGTCCTCAGAAAGATGCTGCCGGTGCACCACTTATGAGTGATGGCAGGCAGGTAGTATTAACACCTGAAATTAAGTTTAACGTGGCTAATCCCAATAACCCCTTTGATGTGGGTGGAAGCTTTGAGGGAAAAGGTATGGGAGCACGTTCTATCAAATACTATCCGGATAAAAACTCCAATGGCGGAAGCGGTAATAACGATTACGCGTTCCTGAGATATGCAGATGTGTTGCTAATGGAAGCAGAGGCGAAAGCAAGAAAAGCCAATGTACCAGCAACAGCATTACCTGCTATCAATGCGATCCGTACCCAACGGGGGGCAGCTCCATTAGTTGCGCTCACCTGGGATGATCTGCTGGCAGAACGTGGCCGGGAAATGGCTTGGGAAGGCTGGCGCAGGAATGACCTGGTGCGCTTTGGAAAATGGGAAGGCAAATGGGGAATCAAAACAGATGCAGATGTACAGAAACGGGTATTTCCGATTCCAAGAAAACAACTGGACCTGAATCCCAAACTGGTACAGAATAAAGGCTATTAA
- a CDS encoding SusC/RagA family TonB-linked outer membrane protein: MKNRGILCNFAWCFIVFLSFAQLSFAQGKVVTGTVTDGSNNDVLPGVTVQIKGTASGTVTGPDGTYKLTVPATATSLVFSFIGYDSQEIVIGSQTVINASLKGGKALEEVVVVGYGTQKKKDLTGAISSVSAKDFNKGVMQTPEQLLQGKVAGLTVTRQGGDPNRRSNVQLRGPSTLAGNTEPFYVIDGVPGASIDLVAPDDIVSIDVMKDAASTAIYGTRAANGVIMVTTKGGKAGQSTLSYSGYVAVESIAKRVKVATGDELRAYLNSQGKKLDVADDDGANTDWQKEITRLGVSHNHNISFGGGNEQTKYQASVNYFKNNGIVKNSSIERILGRLRADHSAFNDKLRLSFSVSNSIINNHYIDYAIFYQAVRFLPTVNVYKPDGTYKENLSRYDYYNPLALINQIVDERKQNILLANGRASLDLLPGLTYDVSLSYQKDNTTSGLFQERNSAFGMGNNGYARRTAYANTTKILETYFNYSKTFGEVHDLKLLAGYSYQQDDIDDGFQAQSMNFLTDDLGYYGILNGNPSGAYNYLNGSKPFKDGKLISFYGRFNYAFKNKYLLQGTLRRDGSSRFGANNKWANFPAISGAWRVSEEGFMKGQRLFDDLKLRVGYGVSGYQAVDPYQSLARYGVKGAAFVNGTWINTYAYTQNPNKDLQWEKTSVFNIGIDFSIIKGRINGTVEWYDKKTTDMLDKYNVPVPPYPVPELFANVGAMNNKGIEVSLGIDVLKDRPFTWTANLNFAANKNKITSLSNEQLKKEFEYVGNPGGQGLSDIPVAIIKPGLPLGTFFTYEYAGKDKDGIAIYNNANGQQVKAKDLRREDFKVVGYALPDFTYGWNNNFQYKQLDLNLFFRGVYGNKIFNALATNLDRLSEATSVNVSKKALEEGITKNDPPLYSSYYVEDGSFLRLANATIGYTFNQKIKAIKSARIYFTAQNLFTITKFTGVDPEVDLGGKSPGIAGLGQGDTPDKRNSAIYPSTRSFSLGVNVNF; this comes from the coding sequence ATGAAAAATAGAGGTATACTATGCAATTTTGCCTGGTGCTTTATTGTTTTCCTTTCCTTTGCGCAACTATCTTTTGCGCAGGGGAAAGTTGTTACCGGCACGGTAACAGACGGAAGTAATAATGATGTTTTACCAGGCGTTACGGTTCAGATAAAAGGTACGGCCAGCGGAACTGTTACCGGACCTGACGGTACCTACAAATTAACGGTACCAGCTACCGCCACTTCACTTGTTTTTTCTTTTATCGGGTATGACTCCCAGGAAATTGTTATCGGTTCTCAAACGGTGATTAATGCATCACTAAAAGGTGGAAAGGCACTGGAAGAAGTAGTGGTGGTAGGATACGGCACGCAAAAGAAAAAAGATCTTACCGGCGCCATCAGCAGTGTGTCTGCCAAAGATTTTAATAAGGGGGTGATGCAAACCCCTGAGCAGTTACTGCAGGGTAAAGTAGCAGGGCTGACGGTAACGCGGCAGGGAGGTGACCCTAACCGCCGCTCCAATGTGCAGCTGAGAGGACCTTCCACATTAGCCGGAAATACAGAACCCTTTTATGTAATTGACGGGGTGCCAGGGGCTTCTATTGACCTGGTGGCGCCAGATGATATTGTGTCTATTGATGTAATGAAAGATGCTGCTTCCACAGCCATCTATGGTACACGTGCTGCGAATGGTGTAATCATGGTTACCACCAAAGGAGGCAAAGCCGGACAATCTACACTCAGCTATAGCGGCTATGTAGCTGTGGAAAGTATTGCCAAACGGGTAAAAGTGGCCACCGGCGATGAATTGAGGGCATACCTTAACAGTCAAGGGAAAAAGCTGGATGTAGCAGACGATGATGGTGCCAATACAGATTGGCAAAAAGAAATTACCCGCCTGGGCGTATCTCATAACCATAACATCTCTTTTGGTGGTGGTAATGAACAAACCAAATATCAGGCATCTGTTAACTATTTCAAGAATAACGGGATCGTCAAAAATTCCAGTATTGAAAGAATATTAGGCCGGTTGAGAGCAGATCACAGCGCCTTTAATGATAAGCTGAGATTGAGCTTTTCTGTGAGTAACAGCATCATCAATAACCATTATATAGATTATGCTATCTTTTATCAGGCTGTACGCTTTTTGCCTACTGTAAATGTATATAAGCCTGATGGTACGTATAAAGAGAACCTGAGCAGGTATGACTATTATAACCCATTGGCACTCATCAACCAGATTGTGGATGAAAGAAAACAGAATATCCTCCTGGCAAACGGAAGAGCCAGCCTGGATTTGCTGCCAGGGTTAACTTATGATGTGAGCCTTTCCTATCAAAAGGATAATACTACCTCCGGCCTTTTTCAGGAAAGAAATTCTGCCTTCGGTATGGGAAATAATGGGTATGCCCGCCGTACTGCCTATGCCAATACCACCAAAATACTGGAAACCTATTTTAACTATAGCAAAACGTTTGGAGAGGTGCATGACCTGAAACTTCTGGCAGGGTATTCCTATCAGCAGGATGATATTGATGATGGCTTTCAGGCGCAAAGCATGAACTTCCTGACTGATGATCTGGGTTATTATGGCATCTTAAATGGTAACCCGAGTGGTGCCTATAATTATCTGAATGGCTCCAAACCATTCAAGGATGGAAAGCTGATTTCCTTTTATGGCCGCTTCAATTATGCATTTAAAAATAAATACCTGCTCCAGGGAACTTTAAGACGGGATGGGTCTTCCCGTTTCGGGGCCAATAATAAATGGGCGAACTTCCCGGCTATATCAGGTGCATGGCGTGTTTCGGAAGAAGGATTTATGAAGGGGCAACGATTATTTGACGACCTGAAACTAAGAGTAGGATATGGGGTATCTGGCTATCAGGCTGTAGATCCTTATCAATCGCTGGCCAGATATGGGGTGAAGGGAGCGGCATTTGTCAATGGCACCTGGATTAACACGTATGCATACACGCAAAATCCCAATAAAGACCTGCAATGGGAAAAAACCAGTGTATTCAATATCGGTATAGATTTCAGCATCATCAAAGGACGCATCAATGGTACCGTAGAATGGTATGATAAGAAAACAACCGATATGCTGGATAAGTACAATGTACCGGTGCCACCATACCCTGTTCCGGAATTATTTGCCAATGTGGGTGCTATGAATAATAAAGGAATAGAAGTATCGTTGGGCATAGATGTGCTCAAGGACCGCCCTTTTACCTGGACCGCTAACCTGAATTTTGCGGCAAATAAAAACAAGATCACCAGCCTCTCCAATGAACAATTGAAGAAGGAGTTTGAATATGTAGGTAATCCCGGCGGACAAGGATTATCCGATATTCCGGTGGCTATTATCAAACCAGGACTTCCTTTAGGAACGTTCTTTACCTATGAGTATGCAGGAAAAGATAAAGATGGGATTGCTATATACAATAATGCCAACGGACAACAAGTGAAAGCCAAAGACCTGAGGAGAGAAGATTTTAAAGTAGTAGGATATGCATTGCCCGACTTTACCTATGGCTGGAATAATAATTTCCAGTATAAACAGCTGGACTTGAACCTGTTTTTCCGCGGGGTATATGGCAATAAGATATTTAATGCACTCGCTACTAACCTGGATCGTTTAAGTGAGGCTACCTCAGTAAACGTTTCCAAAAAAGCACTGGAAGAAGGGATCACGAAAAATGATCCACCATTGTACTCCAGTTACTATGTAGAAGATGGTTCTTTCCTTCGCCTGGCGAATGCCACTATCGGATATACATTTAACCAGAAGATTAAAGCCATTAAATCGGCCAGAATCTATTTCACCGCACAAAACTTATTTACCATCACTAAGTTCACCGGCGTAGATCCTGAAGTAGATCTGGGCGGTAAATCTCCTGGTATAGCTGGCCTGGGACAGGGTGATACGCCTGATAAACGGAATAGTGCCATCTATCCCAGTACACGTTCTTTTTCATTGGGTGTAAATGTTAACTTTTAA
- a CDS encoding NUDIX hydrolase, whose product MHTKNIHAHLDEIKDCFQTAVSVDCVIFGFDNTALKVLLIESDLKEYKGSWSLLGNIMRPDEDLDEAAYRVLRERTGLEDVYMEQIQTFGALKRHPAGRVITVAYYSLVNIEHVALKKHNNELHWHTVKDIQHMAFDHKQILDTCYERLKRQLIEQPIGFNLLPGKFTIRDLQNLYEAILDVKLDRRNFRKKFLSLNVLEDLNEAQEAVSHRPAKLYKFNFEKHELQKKRFLGIGF is encoded by the coding sequence ATGCACACCAAAAACATACACGCACACCTTGATGAAATTAAGGACTGCTTTCAAACTGCAGTATCAGTAGACTGCGTCATATTTGGCTTTGATAATACAGCACTGAAAGTGCTGCTGATTGAATCAGATCTGAAAGAGTATAAAGGCAGTTGGTCCCTGTTGGGGAATATCATGCGTCCTGATGAAGACCTGGACGAAGCTGCATACCGGGTATTGAGAGAGCGAACGGGTTTGGAAGATGTATACATGGAGCAAATACAAACCTTTGGAGCCTTAAAAAGACATCCTGCCGGGCGGGTTATTACCGTAGCCTATTATTCTCTGGTAAATATTGAGCATGTAGCATTAAAAAAGCATAACAACGAATTGCATTGGCATACGGTAAAGGATATACAGCATATGGCCTTTGATCATAAACAGATTCTGGATACCTGCTATGAAAGATTGAAACGGCAGCTGATAGAGCAACCTATTGGCTTTAACCTGCTGCCCGGAAAATTCACTATCCGTGATTTGCAAAACCTGTATGAAGCCATACTGGATGTAAAACTGGACAGGCGCAACTTCAGGAAGAAGTTTCTGTCGCTTAATGTACTGGAAGACTTGAATGAAGCACAGGAAGCGGTATCACACCGGCCTGCCAAACTCTATAAATTCAATTTTGAAAAGCATGAATTGCAGAAGAAACGTTTTCTCGGCATAGGCTTTTGA
- the ligA gene encoding NAD-dependent DNA ligase LigA, translated as MYTKEIEITLSQLAKDLLGHLQKQTLLESAEATMEGLRRVILYNDWRYYVQDDPVLSDYEYDQLFAWLKKLELENPHLVSADSPTQRVAQGLTKEFPTVQHLVPMLSLENSYNADDLVDWDRKARELTGLEEVEYCIEPKFDGASISLIYENDRLVRGATRGDGVAGEDITPNIRQIRTIPLTARFSDYGIHQIEIRGEVLINKNTFKAFNEQRAAENLAPLANPRNAASGSLRMVDPREVAKRGLEAFLYHMSDHTMEAGKTEPEEIQTHSNTLELLSRLGFRSPAKEKKVVKGIQAVIDYCHKFEEERDSLPYEIDGMVIKVNDYTLQDKMGMTTHHPRWAMAYKFKARQATSKLRKVEFQVGRTGAVTPVAKIDPVPIGGVTVGSISLFNEDVVKEKDLKIGDTVLVERAGDVIPYIVKSVADLRDGTEEDIVFPTHCPVCKDALFKPEGESVWRCININCEAQVVERMIHFVSKDAMDIRSLGESNVRKFYTLGLMHDIPGIYQLDFSKLEQLEGFGKKSLTNLQAAIDQSRAQPLHRLIFGLGIRYVGETTAKTLANAVSHLLELRNWTEEQLLTLEDIGPKVVGAIQQFFSNEDNIHMLEKLEELGVSLQNTKATHATDGNLTGQTFLFTGTLAKLKRSDAEEMVEQNGGKILSGVSSKLNYLVVGEDAGSKLEKAKKINTIRIITEDEFIKLLGS; from the coding sequence ATGTATACAAAGGAAATAGAAATAACCTTGTCGCAGCTGGCCAAAGACTTGCTGGGTCATTTGCAAAAACAAACCCTGCTGGAGTCGGCCGAAGCAACCATGGAAGGATTACGCCGGGTAATCCTCTACAACGACTGGCGGTATTATGTGCAGGATGATCCGGTGCTAAGCGATTATGAATACGATCAATTGTTTGCCTGGCTGAAAAAGCTGGAACTGGAAAATCCCCATCTGGTAAGCGCCGACTCGCCTACCCAGCGTGTGGCCCAAGGGCTCACCAAAGAGTTTCCCACCGTACAGCACCTGGTACCCATGCTAAGCCTGGAAAATTCATACAATGCAGATGACCTGGTTGACTGGGACCGCAAAGCCAGGGAGCTTACAGGACTGGAAGAGGTAGAGTACTGTATAGAGCCCAAATTTGATGGCGCCAGCATTTCCCTGATCTACGAAAATGACCGGCTTGTACGTGGTGCTACCCGTGGAGATGGTGTAGCAGGCGAAGATATCACTCCCAATATCCGGCAGATAAGAACAATCCCCCTTACCGCGCGTTTTTCTGACTATGGCATTCACCAGATAGAAATACGTGGTGAAGTACTGATCAATAAAAATACTTTTAAAGCATTCAATGAACAGCGGGCGGCAGAGAACCTGGCCCCGCTTGCCAATCCACGCAATGCGGCTTCGGGCTCATTACGGATGGTAGACCCCAGGGAAGTAGCCAAAAGAGGATTGGAAGCATTTCTCTATCATATGAGCGATCATACCATGGAGGCCGGCAAAACTGAGCCGGAAGAAATCCAGACACATAGCAATACCCTGGAACTGCTTTCCCGCTTAGGCTTCCGCAGCCCTGCCAAAGAAAAGAAAGTCGTGAAAGGCATACAGGCTGTGATAGACTACTGTCATAAGTTTGAGGAAGAACGGGATAGCCTGCCTTATGAAATAGATGGTATGGTAATCAAAGTCAATGACTATACTCTCCAGGATAAAATGGGTATGACTACCCACCATCCCCGTTGGGCCATGGCCTATAAATTCAAAGCGCGTCAGGCTACCAGCAAACTACGTAAGGTAGAATTCCAGGTAGGCCGTACCGGAGCAGTTACACCTGTAGCCAAAATAGATCCGGTACCTATCGGCGGCGTTACAGTAGGTTCTATTTCTTTGTTTAATGAAGACGTTGTAAAAGAAAAGGACCTGAAAATAGGAGATACCGTATTGGTGGAAAGAGCAGGTGATGTGATTCCATATATTGTAAAATCTGTTGCTGATCTGCGGGATGGTACAGAAGAAGATATCGTCTTCCCTACCCATTGCCCGGTTTGTAAAGACGCTTTGTTTAAACCTGAGGGAGAAAGTGTATGGCGTTGTATTAACATCAATTGTGAAGCACAGGTAGTAGAGCGTATGATTCATTTTGTAAGCAAAGATGCAATGGATATACGCAGTTTGGGAGAAAGCAATGTGCGCAAATTTTATACCCTGGGATTAATGCACGATATACCAGGCATCTACCAACTGGATTTTAGCAAGCTCGAACAACTCGAAGGTTTTGGTAAAAAGTCCCTGACCAACCTGCAGGCAGCAATTGACCAATCCCGTGCCCAACCGCTTCACCGGCTTATTTTCGGCCTAGGCATCCGTTATGTAGGAGAAACCACTGCCAAAACACTGGCCAATGCGGTATCCCACCTGCTGGAACTTCGTAACTGGACAGAAGAGCAATTACTTACCCTGGAAGATATAGGTCCTAAAGTGGTAGGAGCTATCCAGCAGTTCTTCAGTAATGAGGATAATATTCATATGCTGGAAAAACTGGAAGAGTTAGGCGTAAGCCTGCAGAACACTAAAGCAACCCATGCTACGGATGGTAACCTTACCGGGCAAACCTTCTTATTTACCGGCACCCTCGCCAAACTGAAACGCAGTGATGCGGAAGAAATGGTGGAACAAAACGGCGGTAAAATACTAAGTGGGGTGAGCAGTAAGCTCAACTACCTGGTGGTAGGAGAAGATGCCGGCAGCAAGCTGGAAAAGGCTAAAAAGATCAACACTATCCGCATCATTACGGAAGACGAGTTTATTAAACTATTGGGTAGTTAA
- a CDS encoding nucleoside deaminase, translating into MMTDEYYMQQALKEARKAFDEGEVPVGAVIALNGVIIAKGYNQVEKLNDCTAHAEMIALTSAFNYLGSKYLMEATLYVTLEPCLMCAGALYWSKIGRIVYAAADEKNSYRRATGNQSPFHPKTKLELGPCGEESLQLVKTFFAKRR; encoded by the coding sequence ATGATGACAGACGAGTACTATATGCAACAGGCGCTGAAAGAAGCGCGCAAAGCTTTTGATGAAGGGGAAGTCCCTGTTGGGGCGGTAATAGCATTGAATGGTGTTATTATTGCCAAAGGGTATAATCAGGTAGAAAAATTAAATGATTGTACTGCACATGCAGAAATGATTGCGCTTACCTCCGCATTCAATTACCTGGGCAGTAAGTATCTGATGGAAGCCACACTATATGTAACACTCGAACCCTGCCTGATGTGTGCCGGTGCTTTATACTGGAGTAAAATAGGCAGGATCGTATATGCCGCAGCAGATGAAAAGAACAGTTACCGGCGGGCTACCGGCAATCAATCACCTTTTCATCCTAAAACTAAACTGGAACTGGGGCCTTGTGGAGAAGAAAGCTTGCAGCTGGTAAAAACCTTTTTCGCAAAAAGAAGATAA
- a CDS encoding fatty acid desaturase has product MEKRIDFIYSEESEPHRIRTKEILKQHPQIRKLIGKNPLTFLAILGLVGFQVVMAWLVADQSWWIVVGAAYLLGAFADHALFVMIHECAHKLIFKNPVANRLAGIFANMPQIFPSSVSFERYHIKHHSFQGIHELDADLPNRWEAKLINNYFIGKMIWLLFYPFFQVFRIPRLKEIKPFDGWIALNWAVQIAFAVTITLLFGTKAIVFLLLSFFFSVGLHPLGARWIQEHYLTHGTQETYSYYGVLNTVAFNVGYHNEHHDFPSVPWNKLPQIRSSANSYYDSLVYHTSWTKLFFRFLFDKEISLFSRIVRKNRGKVPLTDQSTPDTVMVASNK; this is encoded by the coding sequence ATGGAAAAACGAATTGACTTTATATATTCCGAGGAAAGTGAGCCTCATCGCATCAGAACAAAAGAAATACTGAAGCAGCATCCGCAGATCCGTAAGCTGATAGGTAAGAACCCGCTTACGTTTCTGGCTATCCTGGGGCTGGTAGGTTTCCAGGTGGTAATGGCCTGGCTGGTAGCCGATCAATCCTGGTGGATAGTAGTTGGAGCTGCTTACCTGTTAGGCGCTTTTGCCGATCATGCCTTGTTTGTAATGATTCATGAATGTGCGCATAAACTGATCTTCAAAAATCCGGTGGCCAACAGGCTGGCCGGCATTTTTGCTAATATGCCGCAGATATTTCCCAGCTCTGTATCTTTTGAAAGGTACCATATTAAACACCATTCCTTCCAGGGGATTCATGAGCTGGATGCCGATCTGCCTAACCGCTGGGAGGCTAAGCTGATCAATAATTACTTTATTGGGAAGATGATCTGGCTGTTGTTTTATCCTTTCTTCCAGGTGTTCCGTATTCCCCGCCTGAAGGAAATTAAACCCTTTGACGGATGGATAGCCCTTAACTGGGCAGTTCAGATTGCCTTTGCGGTAACTATTACCCTGTTATTTGGTACCAAAGCAATTGTATTCCTGTTGCTCAGCTTTTTCTTTTCTGTAGGATTGCATCCATTAGGTGCCCGCTGGATTCAGGAGCATTATCTGACACATGGTACCCAGGAAACTTATAGTTATTATGGGGTGCTGAATACAGTGGCTTTTAATGTTGGGTATCATAATGAACACCATGATTTTCCTTCCGTGCCCTGGAATAAATTACCGCAAATCAGAAGTAGTGCCAATTCGTACTACGATTCCCTGGTGTATCACACCTCATGGACCAAATTGTTTTTCAGGTTCCTGTTTGATAAGGAGATCTCTTTATTTTCACGGATAGTGCGCAAAAACAGGGGTAAGGTACCTTTGACCGATCAGTCAACACCAGATACTGTCATGGTAGCCAGTAATAAATAG
- a CDS encoding SPFH domain-containing protein, with product MGNILLIILGILVLVVILSSFVTVQQGSIAVTTIFGKYNRILFPGLNFKIPVIEKVFKRVSIQNRSVELEFQAITIDQANVYFKAMLLYAVWNQQEETIKNVAFKFMDERSFMQALVRTIEGSIRGFVATKKQAEVLGLRKDITEHVKEQIDKTLEEWGFHLLDLQMNDITFDEVIMRSMAQVVASNNLKAAAENEGQALLITKTKAAEADGNAIKIAAEAERQAAQLRGQGVALFREEVAKGMTMAAKEMQQANLDTSVILFSMWTEAIKHFAENSKGNVIFLDGSSEGMDHTMKQMMGLNKLMEPKK from the coding sequence ATGGGCAACATTCTTCTTATCATTTTAGGCATACTGGTACTGGTAGTCATCCTGTCCAGCTTTGTTACTGTGCAGCAGGGTAGTATTGCTGTTACTACGATATTCGGCAAATACAACCGGATATTATTTCCAGGGTTGAATTTTAAAATCCCTGTTATTGAAAAGGTTTTTAAAAGAGTATCTATTCAAAACCGGTCTGTAGAGCTGGAGTTTCAGGCGATCACTATTGATCAGGCCAATGTGTACTTTAAGGCCATGCTGCTGTATGCTGTATGGAATCAGCAGGAGGAAACCATCAAAAATGTGGCCTTCAAATTCATGGATGAAAGAAGCTTTATGCAGGCGTTGGTACGGACTATTGAAGGTTCTATCCGGGGGTTTGTAGCCACGAAAAAGCAGGCTGAAGTGCTGGGGCTGCGTAAGGACATTACAGAACATGTAAAAGAGCAAATAGATAAAACCCTGGAAGAATGGGGCTTTCATCTGCTGGATCTGCAGATGAATGATATTACTTTTGACGAGGTGATTATGCGGTCTATGGCGCAGGTAGTGGCTTCTAATAACCTGAAAGCAGCAGCGGAAAATGAAGGACAGGCATTGCTGATTACTAAAACCAAAGCAGCAGAAGCAGATGGTAATGCGATCAAAATAGCAGCAGAGGCTGAGCGGCAGGCCGCACAGCTGAGAGGCCAGGGGGTGGCATTGTTCCGGGAAGAGGTGGCCAAGGGGATGACCATGGCAGCCAAGGAAATGCAGCAGGCCAACCTGGATACCTCCGTGATCCTCTTTTCCATGTGGACGGAAGCGATCAAGCATTTTGCAGAAAACTCCAAAGGAAATGTGATCTTCCTGGATGGTTCGTCCGAAGGGATGGACCATACTATGAAGCAAATGATGGGGCTGAACAAACTAATGGAACCTAAAAAGTGA
- a CDS encoding LuxR C-terminal-related transcriptional regulator — protein sequence MQTGSDMGQNFSLSSLQKENEQLKKRILWLEGLLHHVPAMLYTSNNNEKTISWCNQCMIETTGFSLEEMNRMGTDFFRYIMHPDDFELTIAAQQSFKNHKQMFGGITRVRKRGEAGWRWVFGLGVPFTHNEHGDVVEAIGAFLDLSLAIDSDAQLAAALNEILRRQNENLLNKLTPREKDVLTLAVKGLNNKEIAQTLNLSRYTVETHRKNIRLKLKVRNTSELVALARKIGFQ from the coding sequence ATGCAGACAGGCTCGGACATGGGGCAAAACTTTTCCCTCTCATCTTTGCAGAAAGAAAATGAACAGTTAAAAAAACGTATTCTGTGGCTGGAAGGCCTGCTACATCATGTACCTGCCATGCTGTATACCTCCAACAATAATGAAAAAACGATCAGCTGGTGTAATCAGTGTATGATAGAAACAACCGGGTTCAGCCTGGAGGAAATGAATAGGATGGGTACTGACTTTTTCCGGTATATTATGCATCCGGATGATTTTGAACTCACCATAGCGGCTCAGCAGTCATTCAAAAACCATAAGCAAATGTTTGGCGGCATTACCCGGGTACGGAAGCGGGGAGAAGCCGGATGGCGCTGGGTTTTTGGGCTGGGGGTACCTTTTACACATAATGAACACGGGGATGTGGTAGAGGCGATAGGCGCCTTTCTTGACCTTTCCCTGGCTATTGACTCAGATGCCCAGCTGGCAGCAGCACTCAATGAAATCCTTCGTAGGCAGAATGAGAATCTGCTGAATAAACTGACCCCCCGTGAAAAAGACGTACTGACCCTGGCTGTGAAAGGGCTTAATAATAAGGAGATTGCGCAAACCTTGAACCTGAGCCGTTATACAGTAGAAACCCACCGGAAAAATATCCGTCTGAAACTGAAAGTGCGCAATACCTCAGAACTGGTAGCCCTTGCCCGGAAGATAGGATTCCAGTAA